The Chloroflexota bacterium genome has a window encoding:
- a CDS encoding DUF1772 domain-containing protein yields the protein MPRLMKALALLSLLFSGAMFGFFFAWICSTMWGLDASDPNVAIAAMQAMNASVRNWVFAPVFFGTPVLLMFTALAAFKVRERLAATGFALAGLLYVLGAMVPTMTANVPLNEALALVETPLGVAEAEEAWRAYSGPWQVWNAVRVVAAGFVLALAGWGLCRRRAQEDAP from the coding sequence TTGCCCCGATTGATGAAGGCGCTGGCCCTCCTGTCGCTCCTGTTTTCCGGGGCGATGTTTGGATTCTTCTTCGCCTGGATCTGCTCGACCATGTGGGGGCTGGACGCGTCGGACCCGAATGTCGCCATCGCCGCCATGCAGGCCATGAATGCGAGCGTGCGCAACTGGGTCTTCGCGCCGGTATTCTTCGGTACGCCGGTGCTGTTGATGTTCACGGCGCTGGCCGCCTTTAAGGTCCGGGAGCGGCTGGCCGCAACCGGCTTCGCCCTGGCCGGCCTCCTCTATGTTCTGGGCGCGATGGTTCCGACGATGACCGCCAATGTGCCGCTGAACGAGGCGCTGGCGCTGGTCGAGACGCCGCTTGGCGTGGCGGAGGCCGAGGAAGCGTGGCGGGCCTACTCCGGGCCCTGGCAGGTCTGGAACGCCGTCCGCGTCGTAGCGGCGGGCTTCGTCCTCGCGCTGGCGGGCTGGGGCTTATGCAGGCGCCGGGCGCAGGAGGACGCGCCGTGA